One segment of Vicugna pacos chromosome 30, VicPac4, whole genome shotgun sequence DNA contains the following:
- the ELAC1 gene encoding zinc phosphodiesterase ELAC protein 1, translating into MSMDVTFLGTGAAYPSPTRGASALVLRCEGECWLFDCGEGTQTQLMKSQLKAGRITKIFITHLHGDHFFGLPGLLCTISLQSGSVVTKQPIEIYGPAGLREFIWRTMELSHTELVFPYVVHELVPTADQCPPEELKEFVFMNRADSPPKEGQGRTILLDSEENSYHLVDDEQFVVKAFRLFHRIPSFGFSVVEKKRPGKLNAQKLKDLGVPPGPAYGKLKNGISVVLENGVTISPQDVLKKPIVGRKICILGDCSGVVDDGGVKLCFEADLLIHEATLDDTQMDKAKEHGHSTPQMAAAFAKLCQAKRLVLTHFSQRYKPVALAREGETDGIIELKKQAESVLDLQEVTLAEDFMVIGIPIKK; encoded by the exons ATGTCTATGGATGTGACATTTCTTGGCACAGGCGCAGCGTACCCATCCCCAACCCGAGGTGCCTCTGCTCTGGTCCTTCGGTGTGAAGGCGAGTGCTGGCTCTTTGACTGTGGGGAGGGAACTCAGACACAGCTTATGAAAAGCCAACTTAAAGCAG GAAGAATTACCAAGATCTTCATCACACATCTTCATGGAGACCATTTCTTTGGCCTTCCTGGGCTCCTGTGCACAATTAGCCTGCAGAGTGGCTCTGTGGTCACCAAACAGCCTATTGAAATCTATGGCCCTGCGGGGCTTCGGGAATTTATCTGGAGAACCATGGAACTCTCTCACACGGAGTTGGTCTTCCCTTATGTGGTCCACGAGCTGGTGCCTACAGCAGATCAGTGTCCTCCAGAAGAACTAAAAGAATTTGTGTTCATGAATAGAGCAGACAGCCCTCCCAAAGAGGGACAAGGAAGAACTATCCTATTAGACTCAGAAGAAAACTCATACCATCTGGTTGATGATGAACAGTTTGTTGTAAAAGCATTTCGCCTGTTTCATCGAATACCCTCCTTTGGATTTTCAGTCGTGGAGAAGAAACGCCCAGGTAAACTCAATGCACAGAAGCTGAAAGACCTCG GTGTTCCGCCAGGTCCTGCCTATGGGAAGCTGAAAAATGGAATATCTGTTGTTCTGGAAAATGGAGTTACAATTTCTCCCCAGGATGTCTTAAAAAAGCCTATTGTTGgaagaaaaatctgcattttggGTGACTGTTCTGGAGTTGTGGATGATGGAGGAGTGAAGCTGTGCTTTGAAGCCGACCTGTTGATCCATGAAGCGACCCTGGATGACACTCAGATGGACAAAGCAAAGGAGCATGGCCACAGCACACCACAGATGGCAGCAGCATTTGCGAAGTTGTGCCAAGCAAAGAGGCTGGTTCTGACTCACTTCAGTCAGAGGTACAAACCAGTTGCCTTGGCCAGAGAAGGAGAAACAGATGGGATTATAGAACTTAAAAAGCAAGCTGAATCAGTCTTAGATCTCCAAGAAGTGACTTTAGCAGAAGATTTCATGGTGATTGGCATTCCGATCAAGAAATGA